A region of Silurus meridionalis isolate SWU-2019-XX chromosome 15, ASM1480568v1, whole genome shotgun sequence DNA encodes the following proteins:
- the slc25a14 gene encoding brain mitochondrial carrier protein 1 isoform X2, with protein MANLNWKPFVYGGMASIVAEFGTFPIDLTKTRLQVQGQSQCMEVRYRGMFHALLRIGQEEGVRALYSGISPALLRQASYGTIKIGTYNTLKKLFVSRPEDETMVINVFCGVVSGVLSSSLANPTDVLKIRMQAQGSLLQGSMMANFINIYQTEGTRGLWRGVIPTAQRAAIVVGVELPVYDITKKHLITSGLMGDTVLTHFISSFACGLAGALASNPVDVVRTRMMNQRVLSGNLLYKGTLDGLMQTWRNEGFFALYKGFWPNWLRLGPWNIIFFITYEQLKKFPL; from the exons ATGGCCAACCTGAACTGGAAGCCGTTTGTGTACGGAGGAATGGCATCGATCGTCGCAGAATTCG GTACCTTCCCTATCGATTTGACCAAAACGCGTCTGCAGGTCCAAGGCCAGTCTCAGTGCATGGAGGTCCGCTACAGAGGCATGTTCCACGCTTTGCTCAGGATCGGGCAAGAAGAAGGAGTCCGAGCTTTGTATTCTGG GATTTCGCCTGCGCTTCTACGGCAAGCCTCGTATGGGACGATAAAGATCGGGACGTACAACACGCTGAAGAAGTTATTCGTGAGCCGTCCAGAAG ATGAGACGATGGTCATCAACGTGTTCTGCGGCGTTGTCTCGGGAGTGCTGTCCTCGTCTTTAGCAAACCCCACGGACGTGCTGAAG ATTCGCATGCAGGCTCAGGGCAGTCTGCTGCAGGGCAGCATGATGGCCAACTTCATCAACATCTACCAGACTGAGGGCACACGAGGACTCTGGAGG GGCGTCATTCCTACAGCGCAGAGAGCCGCTATTGTGGTGGGTGTCGAGCTGCCGGTCTACGACATCACCAAGAAACACCTGATTACTTCTGGCCTGATGGGAGACACGGTTCTGACTCATTTCAT TTCCAGCTTTGCTTGTGGTCTGGCCGGAGCGCTTGCTTCCAACCccgtggatgtggtgaggacgCGGATGATGAACCAGCGCGTACTGTCTGGGAACCTGCTCTATAAAGGCACGCTGGACGGACTGATGCAGACGTGGAGGAACGAAGGATTCTTCGCTCTGTACAAGGGATTCTGGCCCAACTGGCTGCGTCTCGGACCCTGGAACATCATT TTCTTCATCACCTACGAGCAGCTGAAGAAGTTTCCGTTATAA
- the pof1b gene encoding protein POF1B, producing the protein MTLPSAHCTYRTMSVSSEPGSATLLSAGQLGGISGIGGGTATLRAVGVAPGGFSSVQYVNGAVDGTALHGNVRYLMPMPMQRANESYVVVNQAPQMLTPVYLQNLQSVQNLQSVQNLQSVQNIQNVQRISLDESDSVQQISINGQSSSVFSNPSSPVKSPEPPEVMLESSSSSIHEAINIDVKTNLTSELKTDFEYEPVAKLDTRFFGELLAEVYRKNCDIHTCISEHVVKMRGRKHLLDLDYKEKEDIELLIPKGVSELTKQQIRYLLQTRMTADKTMRMLLSTFSSLREDLVHLQDDLRRLESEKEQLERDLSFKADQAQQYDRLMETVRENNRQLQISLKESTMSQRKLESQLMTNHSSDSSKDFRIKDLEGSKRALEQENELLRKKLEGQCSSSTLQTKTQDLSRHYEQLLKELREEKDKELSSMRSQLVKIQTEYTTEHSGDKSLQLRIKELLTTMEQRETTIKRQEEEIRRLKLEKSSSSSGSTTQTIVTKRYQNQYPILGLLSDDYQYTPAPFRESKTIVIKRTGESCKKEFTTS; encoded by the exons ATGACGCTTCCGTCGGCGCACTGTACCTACCGGACCATGAGCGTTTCTTCGGAACCGGGCTCGGCGACGCTGCTGTCGGCGGGCCAGCTCGGCGGTATCAGCGGTATCGGCGGTGGCACCGCGACCCTGCGCGCTGTCGGCGTCGCGCCGGGCGGCTTCTCCTCCGTGCAGTACGTCAACGGCGCCGTGGACGGAACCGCGCTCCACGGGAACGTGCGATACCTCATGCCCATGCCCATGCAGCGCGCCAACGAATCCTACGTCGTGGTCAACCAGGCGCCCCAGATGTTAACCCCGGTCTACCTGCAGAATCTCCAGAGCGTCCAGAACCTCCAGAGCGTCCAGAACCTCCAAAGCGTCCAGAACATCCAAAACGTCCAGCGCATCAGCCTGGACGAATCCGACAGCGTCCAGCAAATC AGCATCAACGGCCAGTCCTCCTCGGTCTTCAGTAATCCATCGAGCCCCGTCAAGAGCCCTGAGCCTCCAGAG GTGATGTtggagagcagcagcagcagcatccaCGAAGCCATCAATATTGACGTGAAGACGAACCTAACGAGTGAATTGAAGACGGATTTCGAGTACGAACCGGTAGCCAAACTCGACACGCGCTTCTTCGGAGAGCTTCTCGCAGAGGTCTACCGGAAAAACTGCGACATCCACACCTGCATCTCGGAGCACGTGGTGAAGATGCGCGGACG AAAACACTTACTGGACCTCGATTATAAG GAGAAAGAAGACATCGAACTCCTCATTCCGAAAGGAGTGTCTGAACTGACGAAGCAGCAGATACGCTACCtcctacag ACGCGCATGACAGCTGACAAGACCATGCGCATGCTCCTGAGCACCTTCAGCAGCCTGAGAGAAGATCTGGTGCACCTGCAGGACGATCTGAGG CGtctggagagtgagaaagagcAGCTGGAGAGAGACCTGAGCTTCAAGGCTGACCAGGCCCAGCAGTACGACAGACTGATGGAAACTGTACGCGAGAACAACCGGCAGCTGCAG ATTTCCCTGAAAGAGAGCACCATGTCCCAGCGCAAACTGGAGTCCCAGCTCATGACCAACCACAGCTCGGACTCCAGCAAGGATTTCCGCATCAAGGACCTGGAAGGCAGCAAACGCGCGCTGGAGCAGGAGAACGAGCTGCTGCGCAAGAAG ctcgAAGGCCAGTGCAGCAGCTCCACTCTGCAGACTAAGACGCAGGATTTGTCCAGACATTACGAACAGTTGCTGAAAGAACTGCGAGAGGAGAAAGACAAGGAGTTGTCGAGTATGCGG tctCAGCTGGTGAAGATCCAGACAGAATACACTACAGAACACTCTGGTGATAAGAGCCTACAGCTGAGGATCAAAGAGCTCCTGACCACAATGGAGCAGCGCGAAACCACCATCAAACGCCAAGAGGAG GAGATCAGACGGCTGAAGCTGGAGaagagcagcagcagctccgGCAGCACCACTCAGACCATCGTTactaaaag GTACCAGAACCAGTACCCGATCCTGGGTCTGCTAAGTGATGACTATCAGTACACACCAGCACCTTTTAGGGAATCCAAGACCATCGTCATTAAGAGGACGGGGGAGTCGTGCAAGAAG GAATTCACTACATCCTAA
- the slc25a14 gene encoding brain mitochondrial carrier protein 1 isoform X1, producing MFHDVPFKQLVLNSFGFFLFLVGLHQAEGTSTEMANLNWKPFVYGGMASIVAEFGTFPIDLTKTRLQVQGQSQCMEVRYRGMFHALLRIGQEEGVRALYSGISPALLRQASYGTIKIGTYNTLKKLFVSRPEDETMVINVFCGVVSGVLSSSLANPTDVLKIRMQAQGSLLQGSMMANFINIYQTEGTRGLWRGVIPTAQRAAIVVGVELPVYDITKKHLITSGLMGDTVLTHFISSFACGLAGALASNPVDVVRTRMMNQRVLSGNLLYKGTLDGLMQTWRNEGFFALYKGFWPNWLRLGPWNIIFFITYEQLKKFPL from the exons ATGTTTCACGATGTACCATTTAAGCAGCTTGTTCTGAACTCCTTTGGCTTCTTCTTGTTTTTAGTGGGCCTCCACCAAGCTGAAGGAACCTCCACGGAAATGGCCAACCTGAACTGGAAGCCGTTTGTGTACGGAGGAATGGCATCGATCGTCGCAGAATTCG GTACCTTCCCTATCGATTTGACCAAAACGCGTCTGCAGGTCCAAGGCCAGTCTCAGTGCATGGAGGTCCGCTACAGAGGCATGTTCCACGCTTTGCTCAGGATCGGGCAAGAAGAAGGAGTCCGAGCTTTGTATTCTGG GATTTCGCCTGCGCTTCTACGGCAAGCCTCGTATGGGACGATAAAGATCGGGACGTACAACACGCTGAAGAAGTTATTCGTGAGCCGTCCAGAAG ATGAGACGATGGTCATCAACGTGTTCTGCGGCGTTGTCTCGGGAGTGCTGTCCTCGTCTTTAGCAAACCCCACGGACGTGCTGAAG ATTCGCATGCAGGCTCAGGGCAGTCTGCTGCAGGGCAGCATGATGGCCAACTTCATCAACATCTACCAGACTGAGGGCACACGAGGACTCTGGAGG GGCGTCATTCCTACAGCGCAGAGAGCCGCTATTGTGGTGGGTGTCGAGCTGCCGGTCTACGACATCACCAAGAAACACCTGATTACTTCTGGCCTGATGGGAGACACGGTTCTGACTCATTTCAT TTCCAGCTTTGCTTGTGGTCTGGCCGGAGCGCTTGCTTCCAACCccgtggatgtggtgaggacgCGGATGATGAACCAGCGCGTACTGTCTGGGAACCTGCTCTATAAAGGCACGCTGGACGGACTGATGCAGACGTGGAGGAACGAAGGATTCTTCGCTCTGTACAAGGGATTCTGGCCCAACTGGCTGCGTCTCGGACCCTGGAACATCATT TTCTTCATCACCTACGAGCAGCTGAAGAAGTTTCCGTTATAA
- the LOC124398141 gene encoding glucose-dependent insulinotropic receptor, whose translation MMVTETGILSLRDDYIVEVTSPTLVFTTPAQESGDGVIIGWILSVESTLIIFTNLLVAIALVLLIRKGGNHSWSFVLNLAIADILVGLAITAIASDAVKGSVVSTRKEVCLLRMSFVITPSAASIFTMFFISLDRYVAIKVPLRYSQLMGTKMIAGVLASLWLLSVVVGFLPNVVKNMQENHYDSVCTFFSVISPKCIIIVFCATFFPIMLVFIYFYMDILKIAWSHQRRIEQAMQVRSRCVLPSRYWGHVKAFRTVTVLVGCFTLCWCPFFVVSVIQVLCPPCKLYWFLENHLWMLGLANSLINPLVYAFWQREVRQQLCDMFACIKVGQCCVRGNTDQTMITQTRNSLDPALPAQVILRKPAPVPPAVSTCPN comes from the coding sequence ATGATGGTCACAGAGACTGGGATTCTTTCACTGAGGGACGATTACATCGTGGAAGTGACTTCGCCTACTCTGGTCTTCACGACCCCTGCTCAGGAATCTGGAGATGGAGTCATAATCGGCTGGATCCTCAGTGTAGAATCCACTCTGATCATCTTTACCAACCTCCTGGTGGCCATCGCTTTGGTCTTGCTGATCCGTAAAGGAGGTAATCATAGCTGGAGCTTTGTCCTGAACCTGGCCATCGCTGATATCCTGGTGGGTCTGGCTATTACGGCCATCGCGAGCGATGCGGTTAAGGGAAGTGTGGTTTCGACACGTAAGGAAGTATGCTTGCTGCGCATGTCTTTCGTGATCACTCCCAGCGCCGCATCCATCTTTACCATGTTCTTCATCTCGCTGGATCGATATGTGGCCATTAAGGTACCACTACGCTACTCGCAACTCATGGGCACCAAGATGATCGCCGGCGTTTTGGCGAGTCTGTGGCTGCTGTCGGTGGTCGTAGGATTCCTGCCCAACGTGGTAAAGAACATGCAGGAGAATCACTATGACAGCGTGTGTACCTTCTTTTCCGTCATCAGCCCTAAGTGCATCATTATAGTCTTTTGTGCAACCTTCTTCCCCATCATGCTGGTCTTCATCTACTTCTATATGGACATCCTTAAAATTGCCTGGAGCCACCAGCGGCGCATCGAGCAAGCCATGCAAGTGAGGTCCCGCTGCGTCCTGCCGAGTCGTTACTGGGGACACGTTAAGGCGTTCAGGACAGTCACTGTCCTTGTGGGTTGCTTCACCCTCTGCTGGTGCCCTTTCTTCGTGGTCAGCGTGATACAGGTGCTCTGTCCACCATGCAAGCTGTACTGGTTTTTAGAAAACCACCTCTGGATGCTAGGACTCGCCAATTCCCTTATCAACCCCCTGGTTTACGCTTTCTGGCAGAGGGAGGTACGACAGCAACTTTGTGACATGTTCGCTTGCATTAAAGTCGGTCAGTGCTGCGTTAGAGGCAACACCGACCAGACGATGATCACTCAAACCAGAAACTCTTTGGACCCTGCGCTACCTGCTCAGGTCATTCTTAGGAAGCCTGCTCCGGTACCTCCTGCTGTGTCAACATGTCCAAACTAA